TGTTTGGAAAACACTATTAAATCTCCAACTCCCTCCACGAAACGTTCCATCTCCTGTACTTCGAACCCTGTTGCATCAAGGCCTCTACCTCTCCCTCTTCCATTCCTTTCCCGGCCATAGCATGAGCCACGTCCTCCCTGTCCACGACCTCTAGGATAGCAACTAGGGTGAAGTCACCCCACTCAAAATTTGCCTTATCATGCTCACGGTTACCACATTCTCGATGCGAATGACCGAATAAACCACACTTTGCACAAAACACTAGGAGCTTTTCATACTTAACTTGATACCACTCCTTTCTCATCCTCTCCGTTATTGACACAAATATCATGATTTGCTGGTTTACTTTCATCTTGAAACGAAGCCTCGCAAATTTTCCAATGAACCATGCATGTAGCTTGATTTGAACCTCAGCTTATGTACCTGTGCCCAGACCACAAGCTTGTTAAAGGACCATTGCCCTAGGGTTCTGAAACCTACCGTACTCCATTAATTGAGCTTGATTCCTAAAGAACCACAGACTCATCACCATCGCCTTCACCTAAACAGCCGAACCACACCATGAAGAGATTGGCATCAATCCGCCTCCAAACTACATTTTCAGCTGGATCCACCGCCGATCCCATGTCGGCAAACAAAGCGCTAGGTCTAAAACCTCTCGTGGTGTGGACTTCCGCAATCAGTAGCCACTTTTGCCTTCTACGATTGATCATGgatctcttcttcttttctttaaaaaaaaagacTGCTGGTTCAATCGTCCGCACCTTCCAATTCTGttttttttttagacaaaccttccAATTCTGGTGCAGACGAAGATGGCCCAACCTGGGCCAGCGGCTCCAACGAACGAGCAGGCCCATCCCAAGCCCGCCCGCAGCGACACGGGGCACGGCACACGCAAGGCGCTGACCGCAAAACACCCAAACCCAAGGGGCCCCGAAGGAAAAAAGGCGCAACCCCAAGGGCGCCCGTGGTGGCCCACACGCCAGCCTCCGGACCCCGGCGCGGCCACGCCATATTTACAAACTCCCCCTCCGGACCCCCGCACCGACCCCGTCACCCCCTTCCAAATCGCACCGAGGACTCGCGtgctccctcgccgcctcctcccttCCTCCCTCCCCCCGCGGCGTCGCCCAACGAAACCCTAGCTCGCCCGCGCCGTCGTCTCGCCGGAGGGCGGAGAGGGCCGGGGAGCGGAGCGGAGCGGGAGGCGGGgatggggaagaagaagaagcgggtggAGAAGGTGTTCTGCTACTACTGCGACCGGGAGTTCGACGACGAGAAGATCCTGGTGCAGCACCAGAAGGCCAAGCACTTCAAGTGCCACGTCTGCCACAAGAAGCTCTCCACCGCCGGCGGCATGGCCATCCACGTCCTCCAGGTCCACAAGGAGTCCGTCACCAAGTACgcaccctctcctcctcctcctcctagccaTGGAtccgcgccgccccctccttgccggggcggcccagATTCGGGGTCACCCGCCGCTCGATTCGATTGGATCCGTGCCGGTGCCGCGGTAGACGGGGCTCTGGTTACCCGGTGGTGTCTAATCTGTTTTCCCCTTTGGCCGCAGGGTTCCGAATGCCAAGCCCGAGAGGGATTCCACCGAGATCGAGATCTTCGGCATGCAGGGGATCCCCTCCGACGTGCTCGCCGCCCACTACGGGGAAGGTATCCGCCGCACCTTGCTTATTTCCTCCGCCCTGGCCTTTTGTTTCTCTATCTACTAAACTTCTTTAGAGGCCAGAGTGTTTGCTCTAGTTATTTTCTCCGCTGTAATCTGGATGGCAGTGTTGCTTCTGTTGACTAGTTTTTGCTTATGACGATGGCCAATCACGCCGCTAATTATCCGATTCCTTAATATCATCTAAACGTCGAGCGTGGTTCACGCACGCCTGACCATAATTACCCATCAGCAAATGAAACCCCCCCCCGCCCCAAGAGTTCAGTTGTGCATGTTATTTCTCTCCAATGGCCTGCTGTTTAGCCTTTATGAGTAGTTTTCCTTGGTGATTAAGTTGCCATGTTGTTTCTCTCCAATAGCATGTCATTTTAACCTTTACATGCATATAATTCCTAAGGTATGAACTTGCCTTGTTATTTCTCTCCAACAAGCATGTTGTTCAACCCTTACATTTGAGAAGGCGGGGTGGTGTGCTCCGCTGCGCTCAAATATAGTGGTGTTTGGTGCATGTATAAATGAATGTTTTGTTAGCTTGGACGACGGTGTGCATTTATGTATCGTTGTGGCAGAGCTACATGCTACTTGGCACCGCTCCCTGGCTGTGGTGCAATTAGCAGCGTCCCAGTAGCCCACCACCATTGCGCACATGGAAACAGCAATGCACTCACAGCCGGGCCCACAGTTCGGCTAACACATCGACCAAAAAAAATCCATGCACACACATCGCACATCCACGCACAAGTGCGGCAGCCAAGGCAGGGGCCCCACACCCCATCCCATAGGCCCAGACGCAGCCACACAAAGTGAAATAGCTACCTTTCTCAGGGAATAACCACACGCAAGACCATCCCAAAGGCCCACCATCCAGCCTCAGCGAAACACCAGACCCCCTCAGCGTTGGCCTGGTTAGTCACGCTTAAACGTGCAGGGGATTCCTTAAGTGCCGAATTTACTGTGTAATTTCCTGCATAGCATGTTGTTAACCTATACATTTGATATTCCTTAACTGCTGAACTTACCATGTTCTATCTCTACAATAAGCATGTTTTTTAACCTTTATTACATGTAAGCGCTGAACCTTTTGTTTTTGGCGGGCAGTGTAAGTAAGGGCCTGCCATGTTATTTCCCTCCAATACTATGTCGTCTAACCTTTTACACGTGTTCCACATGCAGAGGAAGATCCTTCATCGAAGGTGGCCAAAGTAGAAGTGCCGACAATAAGACCTCCTATTATGCCTAATTATCCGATAGGCATGCCTTTTCCTCCTCGGCCTTATGGTGCAGCCCGCCCTATGTATGCTCTCCTTTTTCTTCTATCTAAATTTTTAGTCCCAGTCTGTGTCCAATTGTATTGTTGGCACTCTTTTTGGAACAACTTCTAATTTCTGTCTCATTTTTTCACAGGTATAATCCTGCAATGATGGTCCGACCTCCGATTTGGCCTCTTCAGCAGCCGCAACCTTGGTTTGCTCAACAACCACCGGTTTCAGTTCCCCCAATGATTGCTGGGCAAGCACCACAGCAACCACTATTTCCCATTCAAAACATGCCCAATCCTATGATGGCATCAGCACCTGCTAATTTACTTCAGACATCATATGCTATGGCCACCACAGGGGTTCCTTCACCTGTTGCCCCTCAGGCTTCCCAGCCTTTGTTTCCTGTTAACACCACTGGCAATGGAGCCGCAAATTCCTCATTCAGCTCGTCAATTTCACCTGCAACTATTGCAGCAAATTCTCCAGCATCAGTTGGTACGGCAGGATATGGCTATGTAGCTAATAACCATGGTATGTTGATTTTCCCAGAACTTTTGAAGCCTATGTCTAAGCTTTTTGTTTGAGACATATACATACATATAGGGATGAAAACAGAGCCGAAACGGACAGAATTGGGTGCCACcacatttgttttcatatttttgtCCGGAAGCAGAAATGAATGCAGAAACCCCAAAATGAATTTTGAAACAGATACTACCGGAAACGAACACAGAGCAGACACGGCAACGGAAGCGGGTGTCCACCGGAACTTGAAAACCCCCTTGAACCATAAAGAAAAACAAAACGCAAACCAACAAACTTAATCAATGGTTAAAAGGGCTACAAAATAATATGATTAGGTTAGTGACTTAATGTAGTACTGTAGTAGTACTGGGAAATTACATATACGGTCAGTTAAGTATGCGTGTGGTAGTAGAAGCCAGGCCTCACACGGGCCATTTTGTCACTCTCATTGTGTATTGTTTGGTGGTTGGGCTACAAAGTAGCCATAGGCCCATTAGTAAAAATGGAAATTCCGTATTCACGGAAACGGAAAGTTCCATTTCCGTGTCTGTTCCGTCTGAAACCACCGTttcatttttttttgtttctgCATAAAAAATTCCATGTCCGTTtctgttttgcaaagttcagtattTCCTCTCTGTTTCCGCTTTTTCTCGCTGTTCATCCCTGCATATATAACACACCTACTGTATAGAGTATTTATAGTATATGAAAGGAAATCAGAGAACAATGTGGACTAATTAAATCTTATTATAAACACCTGAGAGGAATTTAGGCAAGATTTTATCTGTTGTTTAAAACAAtacacaacatatagctcattttaTGTGAAGGGGTACTTCTGAGTTGACGTTTTGTATTTCCATTTGATatttatgtttgctcttgttgtttagGCATGGCCTTTGTGAATTCACTTGTGCATGCATCTGTTCCAGGTACAGGAGGACCAGCAGTTGGACATCCACCTGCACCTGCCACTAATAGTAAAACGTCTGCTACTCAACCAGCTACAAGTGAGGTCTATCTGGTGTGGGATGATGAAGCAATGTCAATGGTATTTATTCCCTTCCCTTTACTCTCATCCTTACAGGTGACCTGGGAATTTGTTTGATCATCAGATACAAGTCTAATGTCTAAAATGGTTGTTGATTTATGTAGGAGGAAAGAAGGTTGGCGCTGCCCATGTACCAGGTGCATGACGAAACTAGCCAGGTAAGTTCTGGCTTTTTATGTTTCCATTACCAATGATCTCTCAAAAATCATTGGAGTGCGGCACCCGTAGAGCAAGTTATACGAGCTTTGAAAGAGAGAAGTACATGTTGAATTTCCATGGAAATATGAGATGTTGGCTTGTTGCATACTTCCTCCGTTTGAAAATACTTGGAAGTTCtaggtttgtcctaagtcaaacatATCAAACATCTGTATGTTAGACCAAGTCTAATAGGATAAACCTAGAACTTCCAAGTATTTGGAAACGGATGGAGTATGTGAGATGGTTCCCTATTAAACTACCCTTTTACATATTCATGACATCTCCTTGGTGTTTATTTGTTTGATCCTCTATATCCTGCTGATTTCGCGCACACCAGGAGTTCCAAGTAGGTATTTACATACATTGTTCTTCCTGCTAGTAAGCTTTTTTACAATCTGACAAATCTCATGGTGCTAATGACTTGAGGGTTATCGGCCAAGCCCTGGACAGTACGCAAACGTGTATGTATTAATTTCAGTTTAAGCATTATACTTATTTTTTTTTTACGATTCACCACGTGCGGCTGAGCTTCTGCCAGTACTGTAGCATTTATAACTTAATTTTGATCGAGAATGTGGTGAGAGTTTGGTTCCAGGTCAGCTTTCATATGGCCTGTGAGCCATCAACTTTTGTTCATAAAGAGGAAATTCTCATGCTCTGTTATTTGTTCCCAAGTTGCAGAGGTCAAATCTAATACCACCTTTCTCTGTTTTGAAACTTTTGTGGACAGATGAGCTCGGTTGATGCAGCGTTCGATCGAAGAATATCAGATATTACATTTTCTAGACAATCCACATAAACAAGCTGCGCCCGGTGTTCAGTAAACAGCTTGATGCGATTCACCAACGGGCTCACCCGTGCATCCGTAGGAGGGACGCCGTGCAATCGGTGATCCTGGATCCCCCCTGTTGTTGATCTACTTAGTTAGTGACTGGAGCTACTGCAGTTGAAAGATTGTATTGGTCTGACTTGGAGATTTTGGCTCAACATCATTTGTGTCCTGTCTATTCGTGTCGTGAGTGGAAACCTGTGAGACCTAGAAGTCATTTGTTCCGTTGTCGATTGACTGACGATATGAGAGTATCGTCAGCTCTGTAAACCCGAGGATGAAATTAGCAGTGTCTTTTCACCAGCTGTGCTGCTGTTGAGTACCATTCGTTGTTAGCACCGTCGTTTTGCCTTCGGCGCCGTGATCGTGTATCCATGGCTAGCAAAAGCAAAAGAGGTGTTGCTTGTTTCAGCAAATTTCTCAAAGGGAATGCAATTCTTCTCTCCGGTACCACTCGTCTGTTCCTTTTACCTTTCGCAACGATCTGAGATGCCGCCTGTCTGCTGCTTTACGCCGTTCTTTTGAACTAATCTCGCGCCCTTTTAATTTGCCGCAAATTTGAACTTTCTGAGAATGCTAGGACGTGCAAACTATGCCATAAATAAGGTAAGATCCTTGCGTGCATGAACACATTCTACAACATTACACGGATGCCGACCTGTGTGTGGGGTGGGGACGTATGTTGAGTGGATCCCAAGCAAACGAGGAGGAAAAAGGAGCCATGGAGTCGGCCGGAGGACCCTCCCCGCGTCTCTCCGTCTCCGGGCAAGCAGCGAGCAAGCAAAGCATCTGTGCCAAGACTGCCAAAGGAGAAAAGAACCTCAAACCCACCAACGAATCCAATCATTTCCATGCTCTGCCTCTGCCTCTTCCTCAGTGTGTAGTACCAAACACACCCTAAAGCTCACTCTTTCActtcactggattctgctagtatctTTGCTGCATTTGCAATGTCATCTCCTTTAACCTTTAACCTTTGCACAGCCATGCTCCATGGCTATATCACCAGCCCCAGCTCCAAGCCCCTCATTGCACAGAAAAAAGCACCTGCCCGCCATGGGGGAATGCAAGAGCTCCCGGCGCACCTcgcgccctctcctcctccccgccaTTGTTGTCGTGCTCGCATTCTTCGTCGCGCAATGCGGTATGTATGCTCCTGCTTCTCTCATCGATCTTAATAAACTTCTTCCCTAGCATGTGTAGAGGACGCACACTTGAGTTTAAATTTTGTGTGTTTGCCACCTTCACCCCTCAACAAAAATTTGCTTCCACTTGCTGCGAAAGAGTTTCACGCCGAAGTTTGCTGAAATTTATGCCAATTCTTACTGACAATGCTTTGTATGTTCAAATTCGGTTGATCTTAGCATGCTAACAGGTTGATCTTACTGAAATTTTGCTCACACTTGCTGAGAAATATGTGCAAATTTAGTAAAATTAACTTGACAAAACACTAACGACTGTCACACTGACTGATGGTTTTGTTGGGTGCACAAGCAGGAGCGAGGGTGCTGACGGTGGACGAGCTGCTGGACCAGTACTCCGAGTCCGACCACCACTCCGCCTCTCCGCCTCCGGGCTCCCCCGGCTGCGCCCCGGAGCCGGAAGCGTCGCCGCCGCCCGTCATCCCGGCGCCCTCCTTCGCCTATCTCTCGCCCCCGCCGCCCATGCAGTTCTACTCCcctccgccccccgaggtcgtGCCCAGCCCGCCTGAGATCACGCCGAGCCCGCCGGAGGTCGTGCCTAGCCCGCCTGAGATCGCGCCACTGCCGCCGGTCGTCGCGCCCAGCCCGCCTGAGATCGCGCCACTGCCGCCAGTCGTCGCGCCCAGCCCGCCTGAGATAGCGCCACTGCCGCCTGTCGTCGCGCCCAGCCCGCCAGAGATCGCGCCGCTGCCGCCGGTGGTCGCGCCNNNNNNNNNNNNNNNNNNNNNNNNNNNNNNNNNNNNNNNNNNNNNNNNNNNNNNNNNNNNNNNNNNNNNNNNNNNNNNNNNNNNNNNNNNNNNNNNNNNNNNNNNNNNNNNNNNNNNNNNNNNNNNNNNNNNNNNNNNNNNNNNNNNNNNNNNNNNNNNNNNNNNNNNNNNNNNNNNNNNNNNNNNNNNNNNNNNNNNNNNNNNNNNNNNNNNNNNNNNNNNNNNNNNNNNNNNNNNNNNNNNNNNNNNNNNNNNNNNNNNNNNNNNNNNNNNNNNNNNNNNNNNNNNNNNNNNNNNNNNNNNNNNNNNNNNNNNNNNNNNNNNNNNNNNNNNNNNNNNNNNNNNNNNNNNNNNNNNNNNNNNNNNNNNNNNNNNNNNNNNNNNNNNNNNNNNNNNNNNNNNNNNNNNNNNCCGGGGCCACCGGAGGTGACTCCCAGCCCACCGGAGGTCACACCGTTCCCGGGGACACCGTACGTGGCGCCCAGCCCACCGGAGGTGACGCCGTTCCCGAGCCCGCCGGAGGTGACCCCCAGCCCGCCAGACTACGCGCCGTACCCGCCGCCGGAGTCCTCGCCGGGGTCGGGGTCGTCCCCGAGCCCGCCGGGGGGCAGCTTCCAGCCACCGGTGGTGCTCCCGCCGACGACcgggccgccgtcgccgtcggcggGGCACGGCGAGTGGTGCGTGGCGAAGCCGTCGGTGCCGGCGGCGATCGTGCAGCAGGCCATGGACTACGCGTGCGCTTCGGGCGCCGACTGCGAGTCCCTCCAGGCCGACGGCGCCTGCTTCAAGCCGGACACCATGACCTCCCACGCCTCCTACGCCTTCAACAGCTACTGGCAGCGCGCCAAgtccaccggcgccacctgcgactTCGGCGGCACCGCCATGCTCATCACCAAGGACCCGAGTAAGCCACATCATCTCACCTCCTTCAACCCCATTGCCATCTTCCATTCTTCTTTGCTCTTCTTGTGATTGAGTGATGCTGTAACCATTTCTTGATCTTCCTTTCCAGGCTATGATAACTGCCATTACAGTGTGATGTGAAGAACAGAACAGCCTCCCAACAGATGCCATCAATGGTGTATGGTTTTGGAAGCTGGACACCATTTTC
Above is a window of Triticum dicoccoides isolate Atlit2015 ecotype Zavitan chromosome 5B, WEW_v2.0, whole genome shotgun sequence DNA encoding:
- the LOC119311611 gene encoding protein SUPPRESSOR OF FRI 4-like produces the protein MGKKKKRVEKVFCYYCDREFDDEKILVQHQKAKHFKCHVCHKKLSTAGGMAIHVLQVHKESVTKVPNAKPERDSTEIEIFGMQGIPSDVLAAHYGEEEDPSSKVAKVEVPTIRPPIMPNYPIGMPFPPRPYGAARPMYNPAMMVRPPIWPLQQPQPWFAQQPPVSVPPMIAGQAPQQPLFPIQNMPNPMMASAPANLLQTSYAMATTGVPSPVAPQASQPLFPVNTTGNGAANSSFSSSISPATIAANSPASVGTAGYGYVANNHGTGGPAVGHPPAPATNSKTSATQPATSEVYLVWDDEAMSMEERRLALPMYQVHDETSQMSSVDAAFDRRISDITFSRQST
- the LOC119310083 gene encoding extensin-like, which gives rise to MGECKSSRRTSRPLLLPAIVVVLAFFVAQCGARVLTVDELLDQYSESDHHSASPPPGSPGCAPEPEASPPPVIPAPSFAYLSPPPPMQFYSPPPPEVVPSPPEITPSPPEVVPSPPEIAPLPPVVAPSPPEIAPLPPVVAPSPPEIAPLPPVVAPSPPEIAPLPPPPEVTPSPPEVTPFPGTPYVAPSPPEVTPFPSPPEVTPSPPDYAPYPPPESSPGSGSSPSPPGGSFQPPVVLPPTTGPPSPSAGHGEWCVAKPSVPAAIVQQAMDYACASGADCESLQADGACFKPDTMTSHASYAFNSYWQRAKSTGATCDFGGTAMLITKDPSYDNCHYSVM